TTTGCCACTAGCGAGGAGAATTCCTCGAGCAGGCCGTGCGGAGCGGCGGCATTGGCATCGATGACGACGCGTCGGGCCGCCTCGAACGAGAACGGCCCCGTGAAGACCGACAGGCGTCGGAGGACCACCCGCTCGTTCTCCGCAAGAAGCCTATAGCTCCAGTCGATCGTCGCGCTAAGGGTCCTATGCCTCGGGACAGCCGTCCGTTTTCCAGACAAGTGTAAGGCCATATCGCTGTCCAACAGGCTGGCGATGCCTTTGATCCCGAAGGTGTCGACGCGCCCGGCGACGAGTTCCAAAGCAAGCGCGATACCATCCAGTCGGCGGCATATGGCGGCGATCGTCGGAACGTCCGACTCGGCGATTTCCGGCGCCTCTCCACGTGTGCTTAGTCGCCCGACAAAGAGGCGAGCGGCAGGATACTCAAGCAGCTCGGCGGCGGTCATGCCCGAAACATCAGGGGGGCATTCAAGGGGCTGCAGCCGGTGAACGCATTCGCCATCAGCTCTCAAGGATTCGCGGCTCGTCGCCAACAGGTGGACGTCCGGGCAGCGCCGCAAGATTGCTTCGGCAAGTCCCGCCGCGGCTTCGGCGACGTGCTCGCAACCATCGAGAACGATTAGGGTCCGCTTCCGGCTTAGCGCCGTCAAGAGAGCCTCGAGCAGATCACCCGACTTCGGGGAAACATTGGTCGATGACGCGACCGCAAACGCCACCGACTGCGGATCGCCGAGCAAACCCAGATCGACGAAGCAGACGCCATCCGCGAAGGTGTCGGAAAGCGAATGCGCCACCGATATTGCAGTTGTAGTCTTGCCGACGCCGCCGGACCCAACGATCGACACGAAGCGCTGTGCAATCAGTTGGGATGCGATCGCCTCGATCGCGCTTTCTCGACCGACGATTTCAGCCGGCATGACCGGCAACCGAGATCGGAACGGTTCGCTGTTGACCGAAACGGGCGCGGCTGCAATCGCGGTCACCGCAAATGCGAAGCAGTAACCTCGCCCCGACACATTGGTGATATATTTTAAGTTCGACCCATGCCCTTCGAGCACCTTCCTCAAGGCACTGACGTGCACGCGCAAGGTGCTTTCGTCCACGTACACGCCGGGCCAAACGCGATCGAAAAGCTCCTTTTTTGTAACCACCTGCTGCGGGCGCTCGAGCAATGCGAGAAGAATGTCGAACGCGCGTGCCCCAAGAGCGACCGCCACGCCATCTTTCTCCAATTTGCGCTGGCTTGGTGTCAGTCTAAAAGGGCCAAACGTGACGGTTTGAGCGTCGAAACTCCCATTCGCCATGTGATCGCCGCAACTCGCCGCTGTTCGTATTCAGCGGTGGATTACCAGATAATGGCGATTTCCTCGCAACTGTCACGCGATTGTGTTCCGATCGAGGGCGCGCCCGGACACCGGGCCCCTGGGTCGCTCATGCCCCATGTCGGGAAGCTTCCGGATAGTATTGGGGAGCTTCCCTGCGATCGAACATGCCGTAATCCCGCACGACGCGTACCTGCCGCAAACGCGCGCCTGGCGGGAGCTTTGCCGATGCCGCGAATTTGGTTGCACCGTCTTTCGCCTTCCACACCATCATCAGGATTACATCGCCGGGCGTGAGGACGGCATCGAAAACCTCCCACTTCAGCAAGCTGGCTGCGTCGGGATCCAAGCCGAGGTGATCGGCAATCACCGGCTCGTCCGACGGATCGACGGTGCCGCGCGGCCATTTGGCGTCGATGAACGTCACCGTCGTGCCTTCGCCCACTTCCGTTTCGTCGAGACGTTGCTCGGCGATCGTGTGGCCGGTCGGCACCTGGGTGTCGCGTGTGATCTCACCGACCCGAAGATGATAATCGCGCAGGATCTCAGAGCGGCCCCTTTCCTGAGCGATATGATGCCGCTGCGCGGTCCGCCACCGCACGACGGATTTCTCGTCCCGCCATCCGGAGAGCGACAGGAGCCAGCCCGGCCGTGTGAGGCTCTTGTAGCGGACGTTCTCGATGAAGCCGTCGACCTGCTCCAACTCCGGCCGGAGCATCTTGGCGACGCCGAGATAGCCATCCCACTGGTCCGATTTGGGATGAACTTCGAAGATCACTGAGAACATCGTTGCCTCCTTGGTTTTCGCCCTGACCGCTGGAAACGTCCAGCGGGCGGACCATTTTGTCAGATCGGCTTTTCAATATGATCGTCAGCAGTCTTGGGTTCAGCAATCGGCTTCTTTTCAGAACCGAAATCGCGGATGAAAGTATAGAAGGCCGGAGTGAACATCAGACCGAAGATCGTGACGCCGATCATTCCGGCGAACACGGCGGTGCCTATGGACTGCCGCATTTCGGATCCGGCGCCGGTCGCTACCGCGAGGGGAAAGACACCGAGAATGAACGCGGCCGAAGTCATCAGGATCGGGCGGAGTCTAATGCGTGCCGCTTCCGTCGCGGCCTGTTCTGCCGTATCGCCGTCATGGTCCTGCCGCTGCCTGGCGAACTCCACGATCAGGATCGCGTTCTTCGCCGCCAGTCCCACCAGCACGACGAAGCCGATCTGGGCGAGGATGTCGATCGGCATGCCTCGGAAGGCGAGGCCTGTCGCGGACGCCAACAGACACATCGGCACGATCAGCACGATGGCCAACGGCATCTTCCAGCTTTCGTACTGAGCGGCCAAGACCAGGAAGACGAAGAGAGCAGACGCGCCGAAGATCGCGATCGTAGGGATGCCCTGCTTTTCCTGCTGGTGAGACAGTTCGGTCCATTCCATCGAGAAACCGGCCGGCAACACTTCCTTAGCGAGCGCCTCCATCCGGGCCGCGGCGGTGCCGGACGCAACGCCGGGCGCTGCGGAACCGAGGACGTCGGCGGCCGGGTAGAGATTGTAGCGCGGCTGACGATACGGCGCGGTCTGGTGCTGGAAGTTGGCGACCGAGCCTATCGGCACCATCTCGTTGCTCGCGTTGCGGACCTTCAGGCGCCCGATGTCTTCCGGCGTCTTGCGGAACGCCTCGTCCGCCTGGGCGAGCACCTGATAGGTGCGGTTGAGATAGTTGAAGTCGTTCACGTATTGAGAGCCGAGATAAAGCTGGAGCGTCGAGAAGACGTCGGTCGGCGTGAGCCCGACCTTCTCGGCCTTCTCGCGGTCGATATCGGCGAACAGCGAGGGCGCGCCGGCGTTGTAGAGGGTGAACACGCCAGCGAAGGCCGGGTCCTTGTTGGCCGCCGCGACCAGCGTGTTGGTCGCCGCGGCAAGCTCCTGCGGGGTATGATCGCCGCGATCCTCGACCATCAGCTTGAAGCCGCCGGCGGAGCCGAGGCCTTGGACGGGCGGCGGGTTCACGACGATGACGACCGCGTCCTTGATGCCGGCCAATGCGGCGCGGACCTTCGGCAGCATGGTCGCCGCGTTGACGCCCGGAATGTGGTGTCCGTACAGGGACGGCAGACCGTAGAAGACGGTTCCGACGTTCGGCGCGATCGTGCCGGTGGTGACGTCGAGACCGGCCACGGGTGAGGTATGGGTCGGGCCCGGCACCTCCTTCAGGACGATGTCGTTGACTTCGCGTACGACTGCATCGGTTCGTTGAAGGCTCGATCCCGGGGGCAGGAACACGATGACGGCCTGATATCCGATGTCCTGGCTCGGGATGAAGCCGGTGGGCATTCGGGACATCTGGAAGCCGGTCAAACCGATCAGGCCAAGATAGACGACGCCGACGACGGCGCTCGCCCTGATGATGCGGCCCGTGACCCGGCCGTAACTCGATGACGCCCACTCGAAGCCTGCGTTGAAACGTCCGAATGCGGCCTGCACGATCCGGCTGATGCCGCGCGGCTTGGCATGCGCGGCATGCGGCTTCAGCAGCACCGCGCACAGTGCCGGGCTCAACGTCAGCGAGACGATGACCGAAATGATCGTCGAGGCCGTGATCGTCGCTGCGAACTGGGTGAAGAACAGGCCGGAGATGCCGCTGATGAAGGCCGACGGGATGAACACCGCGCACAGCGTCAACGCGATGGCGATCAGCGCGGTCGAGACCTCGTCCATGGTCTTATGTGCCGCCTCTCGCGGGGACATGCCCGCCGCCATGTTGCGTTCGACGTTCTCGACGACGACGATGGCGTCGTCGACGACGATGCCAACCGCCAGGATCAGGCCGAACATCGAGAGGTTGTTGATCGAGATGCCGAAGATGGCGAGGACCGTGAAACAGCCGACCAGGGAGACGGGAATGGCGATCACGGGGATGATCGTCGCGCGCCATGTTTGCAGGAACAGAAAGACGACGCCGACGACGAGAGCGATCGCGATGAAGATCGTCTTGACCACTTCCGCGATCGACTGGCTCACGAACGTCGTCGGGTCGTAGATCCGGATGTAGTCGAGACCAGGCGGGAAGCTCTTCTTGAGCTCGGCCATCTTCGACCAAATGGCGTTCTCGACCTGCACGACGTTGGCACCCGGCGTGGCTTTGGGAAACCAGGGCGTCGACGGATACTTGTCGGCGTAGGCGATGGAGCCGTAGTCGGCCGAGCCGAGCTCGACGCGGCCGATGTCGTGGATGCGGGTGACGCGTCCCCGACTGTCGGACTTGACGATAATGTTGCCGAACTGCTCCGGAGTCGTGAGGCGGCCGAGCGCCTGCACGTTGATCTGGTACGCCGCATCGGTCGTCGTGATCGGCGGCGCGTTGAGCACGCCGGCGGAAACCTGAGCGTTCTGCGCACGAAGCGCGGCCAGGATCTCGTTTGCGTTGATGTTGTCGGCGGCGGCCTTGTCCGGATCGATCCAGATCCGCATGGCGTAGTCGCGCTGGCCGAAGATCTGGAAATCGGACACGCCAGGGAGGCGAGCGATCTCGTCTCGGATCTTGAGCATATAGTTCGACATGTATTCGGGGCTGCGCGAGCCGTCCGGCGAATAGACGTGAACGCCGAGCAGCAGCGCGTCGATCGTCTTCTTCACCTGCACGCCCTGGGCTTGGACTTCCTGCGGCAGACGAGACAGCGTGTCTTGCACGCGGTTCTGCGTGAGAACCAGGTCGGTGTCCGGGTCCGAGCCGATCTTGAAGACCACGGAAATCGCGAGCGCGCCGTTGCCTGTCGATTGGCTCGTTATGTAGTCCATGTTCTCGACGCCGTTGATCGCCTGTTCGAGCGGCGTGGCCACCGTGCGGGCCACCACGTCGGCCGATGCGCCGGGGTAGACCGTGGTGATCTGGATGGTCGGCGGAACGATGTCGGGATATTGCGCGACCGGCAGCAGGAAAGCGGCGGCGGCGCCGAATATCGTGAGGAAGATGCTGATGACTGCGGCGAACCGCGGATGCTCGATGAAGAAATGAGAGAGTTTCATGGCGATTCAGCCTTGTCAGCAGAATGAGATCACGTCGACGAACGGAAGTGACCAATGAACGAAGTCAGGATTCGGCGGAGCGCGGTGACCCGACCTATGTCGGGTTCGCCGCGACGGCCCAGGAGTGATGAGAGCGCACCGGGGGCCACGCTTTCGGGGTCCAGGAAGGGGCGACCCTCCCCCTGATCCGGTCATTCTCAGCAAATGCCGCCTTTCGAGAAGAGCTTACTTCCTGCAGCATGACCCTGAGGGCAGCGACGTCCACCCGGTCCGCCTGCATCAGGCTTTGCGTCAGGCCGTCGCCGAGCAGCTCGTCGATCGTCGGTTCTTCGAAGCAGGCGCTCATGTCGTTCCCCCTCAGTCGGAAGCAAGCTGCTTCGAGGCGTTCTCGGCGATAACCTTCGCGCCGGGCTTGGCAATCGGAATGCCGGCAACGACGACGCGGTCGGATGAGGTCAGGCCGGAGGTGATCACGCGAAGCCCGTCCCGCAGATCGCCGAGCTCGACCTTCTTCGGCGTGACGGTGCCGTCCGCACCGACGGTCAGGACGACGTGTTCGGACTGGTCCGGCAGAACCGACGCGTCCGGAACGAGGAGCGTCGGGACCGCCTTCGAGATCGCGATGCGAACCCTTGCGAATGCGCCAGGAGTCAGCAGGCCATCGGTGTTCTTGATCGTCGCGCGTCCGTGGATCGTGCCGCTCGAGCGGTCGAGCGCATTGTCGATGAAGTCCAGCGTGCCGTTGCGATCGAAATTGCCGCCGTTGATGGAAACCTGGACCTTGTCGGCCAGGGGTCCCTGCTGCTGCAGGTGCGCCTGCTGGAAGGTCGCGTAGTCCGACTCGCTCAGGTCGAAGTTCAGATAGATGTTGTCGACCGAAACCAGCGTCGCGAGCAGGGTGGTCGGGCTGGTGGCGGCCCTGCTGCCGGCAACCAGGTTGCCGATCGAGACGAGGTGCGTGCCGATGCGGCCGGTGAAAGGCGCCGTCACGCGGGTATGATCCAGATCGAACTGCGCGTCGCGGACCGCGGCCTGCGCATCGTCGAGAGAGGCCTGCGCCGCGCGCTTTTGAGCCAGGCGCTGGTCGGCATTCTCGACCGTTCCGAAGCCGCTCTGCTTCAATGTATCGGCACGGCCCAGTTGCTGAATGGCCAATTCCAGCTGAGCGCGAGCCGTCTCGACTCGTGCCTTGGCCTCGTCCAGCTTGATCTGATAGGGGGTCGGGTCGATCTCGAACAGGACGTCGCCTTCGCGGACGATGTCGCCGTCCTTGAAGCTGATCTTCGTCAGCGTGCCGCCGACCTGAGGGCGGAGCTCCACCTGCTGCACCGCCGAGAACTGGCCCAGCAGCTGCAGCCG
The DNA window shown above is from Bradyrhizobium sp. CB1650 and carries:
- a CDS encoding antibiotic biosynthesis monooxygenase, with the protein product MFSVIFEVHPKSDQWDGYLGVAKMLRPELEQVDGFIENVRYKSLTRPGWLLSLSGWRDEKSVVRWRTAQRHHIAQERGRSEILRDYHLRVGEITRDTQVPTGHTIAEQRLDETEVGEGTTVTFIDAKWPRGTVDPSDEPVIADHLGLDPDAASLLKWEVFDAVLTPGDVILMMVWKAKDGATKFAASAKLPPGARLRQVRVVRDYGMFDRREAPQYYPEASRHGA
- a CDS encoding efflux RND transporter periplasmic adaptor subunit, with the protein product MTQVAASHSSRRTSIKVWLTTAAALGIFGAGVVFGPEFLAPSAKANAPAAPTVTVSTPAERDVEKRLQLLGQFSAVQQVELRPQVGGTLTKISFKDGDIVREGDVLFEIDPTPYQIKLDEAKARVETARAQLELAIQQLGRADTLKQSGFGTVENADQRLAQKRAAQASLDDAQAAVRDAQFDLDHTRVTAPFTGRIGTHLVSIGNLVAGSRAATSPTTLLATLVSVDNIYLNFDLSESDYATFQQAHLQQQGPLADKVQVSINGGNFDRNGTLDFIDNALDRSSGTIHGRATIKNTDGLLTPGAFARVRIAISKAVPTLLVPDASVLPDQSEHVVLTVGADGTVTPKKVELGDLRDGLRVITSGLTSSDRVVVAGIPIAKPGAKVIAENASKQLASD
- a CDS encoding efflux RND transporter permease subunit — translated: MKLSHFFIEHPRFAAVISIFLTIFGAAAAFLLPVAQYPDIVPPTIQITTVYPGASADVVARTVATPLEQAINGVENMDYITSQSTGNGALAISVVFKIGSDPDTDLVLTQNRVQDTLSRLPQEVQAQGVQVKKTIDALLLGVHVYSPDGSRSPEYMSNYMLKIRDEIARLPGVSDFQIFGQRDYAMRIWIDPDKAAADNINANEILAALRAQNAQVSAGVLNAPPITTTDAAYQINVQALGRLTTPEQFGNIIVKSDSRGRVTRIHDIGRVELGSADYGSIAYADKYPSTPWFPKATPGANVVQVENAIWSKMAELKKSFPPGLDYIRIYDPTTFVSQSIAEVVKTIFIAIALVVGVVFLFLQTWRATIIPVIAIPVSLVGCFTVLAIFGISINNLSMFGLILAVGIVVDDAIVVVENVERNMAAGMSPREAAHKTMDEVSTALIAIALTLCAVFIPSAFISGISGLFFTQFAATITASTIISVIVSLTLSPALCAVLLKPHAAHAKPRGISRIVQAAFGRFNAGFEWASSSYGRVTGRIIRASAVVGVVYLGLIGLTGFQMSRMPTGFIPSQDIGYQAVIVFLPPGSSLQRTDAVVREVNDIVLKEVPGPTHTSPVAGLDVTTGTIAPNVGTVFYGLPSLYGHHIPGVNAATMLPKVRAALAGIKDAVVIVVNPPPVQGLGSAGGFKLMVEDRGDHTPQELAAATNTLVAAANKDPAFAGVFTLYNAGAPSLFADIDREKAEKVGLTPTDVFSTLQLYLGSQYVNDFNYLNRTYQVLAQADEAFRKTPEDIGRLKVRNASNEMVPIGSVANFQHQTAPYRQPRYNLYPAADVLGSAAPGVASGTAAARMEALAKEVLPAGFSMEWTELSHQQEKQGIPTIAIFGASALFVFLVLAAQYESWKMPLAIVLIVPMCLLASATGLAFRGMPIDILAQIGFVVLVGLAAKNAILIVEFARQRQDHDGDTAEQAATEAARIRLRPILMTSAAFILGVFPLAVATGAGSEMRQSIGTAVFAGMIGVTIFGLMFTPAFYTFIRDFGSEKKPIAEPKTADDHIEKPI